A stretch of Bombina bombina isolate aBomBom1 chromosome 2, aBomBom1.pri, whole genome shotgun sequence DNA encodes these proteins:
- the F2RL1 gene encoding proteinase-activated receptor 2, which produces MGLVMGDCRQRLLLSWALLFVFFVSITAGQNVSRSTKKGRTFIGHKVEIINGTGRSFFTVDEFASQVLSGRLTTVFLPTIYIIVFIIGLPSNASALWVFMFRAKKKHPAVIYMANLALADLLFVIWFPLKISYHLNGNNWIYGEALCKVLVGFFYGNMYCSILFMTCLSVQRYWVIVKPMSYTRKKTKYALIISITIWVVIILSTIPLYLFDQTVYVGNLNITTCHDVLPLDTLAFDMYNYFLSLAIGVFFLPAVLTALAYTLMIQTLNASITDENIGKKRKKAIKLILTVLIMYLVCFLPSNILLVVHYSFIKYSYKGSVYAYYITALCLSSLNSCIDPFVYYFVSKEFRNNIKNAYLCRSVRTVERMRVSFSSMKYSRKSNSYTSSSNNTNTSSC; this is translated from the coding sequence gaCAAAATGTTAGTAGATCAACTAAAAAAGGAAGAACTTTCATTGGCCATAAAGTGGAAATCATAAATGGCACTGGCCGCTCTTTTTTTACTGTGGATGAGTTTGCATCACAGGTGCTGTCTGGAAGATTAACCACTGTATTTCTCCCAACAATCTACATTATCGTCTTTATCATTGGCTTGCCAAGCAATGCAAGTGCATTATGGGTGTTCATGTTCCGAGCCAAGAAGAAACACCCAGCAGTGATCTATATGGCTAATCTAGCTCTTGCAGATTTATTGTTTGTTATATGGTTTCCACTCAAGATTTCATATCACTTAAATGGCAACAACTGGATTTATGGTGAAGCTCTATGCAAAGTACTTGTGGGATTTTTTTATGGAAATATGTATTGCTCAATACTTTTCATGACGTGCCTCAGTGTTCAGAGATATTGGGTCATCGTAAAGCCAATGTCATACacaaggaagaaaacaaaataTGCTCTGATCATTTCCATAACTATATGGGTTGTAATTATACTGAGCACTATTCCGTTATATCTTTTTGACCAAACTGTTTATGTCGGCAACCTTAATATCACAACCTGTCATGACGTCTTGCCGCTGGATACATTGGCTTTTGACATGTATAATTATTTCCTCTCTCTGGCAATCGGAGTCTTTTTCCTCCCTGCTGTTCTCACCGCCTTAGCTTACactctcatgattcagactttAAATGCGTCCATCACAGATGAAAATATCGGAAAGAAACGCAAGAAAGCTATTAAACTAATCTTGACTGTGCTCATCATGTATCTTGTCTGTTTTTTGCCCAGTAATATTTTGTTAGTCGTTCACTATTCTTTCATTAAGTACAGTTACAAGGGCAGTGTATATGCGTATTACATAACGGCTCTTTGTCTTTCCAGCTTGAACAGTTGCATTGAcccttttgtttattattttgtttccaaagagttccgtaataataTAAAGAACGCTTACCTTTGTCGTAGTGTAAGGACTGTAGAGAGGATGCGAGTCTCTTTCAGCTCCATGAAATACTCTAGGAAGTCAAACTCCTACACTTCAAGTTCAAACAACACAAATACAAGCAGCTGTTAA